From the Nostoc sp. PCC 7107 genome, the window CTACCCCCGCTGAGTGGGTGACAATTAGAAGAATTCGGGTAAAAGATGCGGTTAATGTTGTTTGGTGGTTATCAAAAACACCAAATCCTAAAGCAGACAATCGCAAAGTTTTAAAGCCTTATAGCCAGAGTATGCAGCGATTACTCAAAAATGGTTATACAGCTAAAATACGTCCCAGTGGACATGAAATTTCGGATAAATTTCAAAAAGATAATCAAGGTGCAATTCCACCAAATTTATTAGAAATTCCTAACACAGAGTCAAATAGTCTTTATTTACGTCGCTGTAAAGCTGGAGGAATTCAGCCCCATCCGGCACGGTTCCCTCAGGGGTTTGCTGAATTTTTCATCAAGTTTTTAACTGATGAAGGAGATATGGTTTTAGATCCATTTGCTGGTTCCAACACAACTGGTTTTGTAGCTGAGACTTTAAAACGCCAATGGATTTCTTTGGAAATTAATCAGGATTATGTTGTGGGGAGTCGTTTTCGGTTTGTTGAGTAGCCAAATCTATTGAGAGTTAAGTTAAAACTTATTAATTTTTACTTAAATCTCTCCATCTACTTGCATTTTATGAACCTGATCTGCCAGTTCTTGACGGTTTTGATCGTCAAGCTTATCGATCGCTAACATCCCCATGAGGATGACTTCTTTGAGAGTTAAACGAGTTGAATGTGCCTGTTTTTGCACAATCTCCTTAATAATCGGACTAACACCGATCGCTGTACTAGCTCTAGCCACAGAACAAATATATAACATTCAAGACACCGCCTAAATCTTAGCATTTCCCTCTAAGTTGTTCTATATATCTGTTATTCGATTTAACTTGACCCAAAAGAATAATTACTTATTTAAACGTAACTCCGCTATTTTAAATAGGTTTTACCTTTATTTTTAGCTGTATTTGCAGCCCGTTTTTAAATTTATAAGTATATATTTATTTGTGGCTAAATTTTTAACTCAGTATAAAAATGGCGATCGCTGGCAAAACCTCTAACAGCCTGATTAAATACATCTCCCTGAAGAAACACTTAGGCAGAATACTTTCATCCAGTAATATGATCAACTTACGTGTATTTAATTACGTTAAAATATTGATATACTTAGATAAAACATCGTAAGCTACAGTAAATATATTGACTAATTAAGTCACAATATAAAGTATCTGCAAAAAGCTAACATAATCAATTAACTATTTTCTAGAAGCCCTGTAATGCTGTGGTAAAGTCATTGCAATTACTCAGAAACTTCTGTTTTTAGAAAAAGTTGCGTTAAAGAGATTATGAATTCCAAATGTAATCTTGTTAAACTGCTTTACAGTACTACTCAGTGTAAATAAAAATAATAACTTAACCGAGAGAAATTCATCCTGAATACAGGTAACAAATGCTGTCATAAGGGAAAGTACTAAGTATGGGGAGATACAAAGCGATGAGGCACAATTATCTGTTGGCAATGGGCTTGTTAACAGGATTGGCAATACCAGCATCGACGTTTCCACCTCTGTCAAACATATTGCCAGTAAATTCTAGTTACCTGTGGAATTCAAAACATCATTCGCTGTTAACAGTAGATCAAAAAAATCCTACCAGTATTGATACATTATTACCAGAATTTCGCTACCAAGTTTTACAAAATATAAAAAATTCGCACTCAAAACTGAGTGAAAAAACTATTCCCAGTGTTGATATTTCATCAGAAAATTCGCCGTTGATAGTTGAGGCTAACAATGTCTCCAGTCTTGATGAATCTTTACCAGCAATTAGTGAACCAGGATTTTTAGCACCGATAGAATCGCTATTTAATCGTAGCTCTCAATCACCAAATCTGCCGCTAACCTCTGGTTATCAACTGTATTATCAAAGACTAGCAGCTTTGAAAACTGGTCAAATTTATACACGTAGATATGATGATTCCCCATCTTTTGCCGAGTCGAATAAACAGCGCCAATTAACTTATGAAGATTGGAAAAGTTTATTAGCTTTAGAAGCTAAAGCTGTTACCAAGGGTCAAGGTAACAATCATCTAAGTATTATGGTTGGGGATTCTTTAAGTTTGTGGTTTCCCCCGGAAAAACTCCCAAGTGGTAAACTCTGGTTAAATCAAGGTATATCTGGCGATACATCGAGTGGAATTTTAAAAAGATTGACAGCTTTTTCAGCCACCAGACCAGAAATTATTTACATCATGGCGGGGATTAATGATTTACGCAAAGGGGTAAAAGATGAAACTATTCTGCAAAATCACCGCCAGATTATTCGCCGTTTGCGAAAGGAACACCCAAAAACGCAGATAATTGTGCAATCAATTTTGCCGACAAACTTACCAACAATTTCTAATAGCAGAATTCGTCGGCTGAATTTTCAACTTTCTCTAATTGTTAAACAAGAGGGAGCTAATTATTTAAATATTCATGATTGGTTTACGGATTTTGAAGGCAATTTACGTTTAGAGTTAACCACAGATGGGTTACATCTTTCCCAAGAGGGGTATGATGTTTGGCGCTCGGCACTAGAACAAGTCGAGTATAGGCTGACTCAGCGCGAATATGATAGGTTGCGATCGCAGTTTTAAAATGTATGGAAATTAATGATAGTGATACTATTGCCATCCGTGCTGTAATTGAAAGCCAATTAGCAGCTTTTCAAAAAGATGATGCTCAAACGGCTTTTACTTTCGCTAGTCCAGGAATTCAAGCACAATTTCCAACCCCAGAAAGCTTTATGCGGATGGTAATGCTAAATTACCCGGCGGTCTACCGTCCTCGCTCAGTTGTTTTTGAAAAAATTACTACTATTCAAGACAATATTACTCAGCCTGTGTTGTTGCTGAGTCCTCATGGTGTACCGTTGAGGGCATTATATTTTATGGAACAGCAACTTGATGATATTTGGAGAATCAACGGTTGCATTTTAGTATCGGTAGAAGCGGAAATTATTTAATGTCAGTAAACAGTAATCAGTTAAACATCAAAAGTGTTTGTAAGTTAAATCTGATTTGTAACTTTTAAATTCGGGTGTAAAACTTGATTTAACTTGCCACTGCGATAACCTTCTAAGTCGAGAGTGACGTAAATAAAGCCAAATTCTTGAAATGCAAAAACCAGAATTGGTAGATCAATTGCTAAAACAAAATCTTTGATTTTTTCTGGCGCTAATTCAATACGTGCGGTATCACCTTCAGAACGCACACGCAAATTCTCCCATCCGAGTTTTCGTAGATAAATTTCGGCTCTACCAACTCGTTGCAATTTAGCTACTGTAATTTCCTCACCGTAAGGAAAGCGGGAACTTAAGCAAGGTTGAGCAGGTTTGTCCCACCAAGGTAAACCAAGCTGTTGTGAGAGTTGGCGGACTTCTAATTTTGACACACCAATTTCTGCTAAAGGCGATCGCGCACCTCGTTCTTTGGCGGCTTGAATTCCAGGACGATAATCGTGTAAGTCATCAGCATTCACCCCATCTACTACGTAGGGATAGCCGAACTGGACAGCTAAGGGTTTGAGGGTATCGTGCAATTCACTTTTACAAAAATAGCAGCGGTTGACAGGATTTGCTGTGTAATGAGGGTTTTCCATCTCGTGTGTCTGGACAATTTGATGGGAAATCCCAATGGTAGCGGCTTGAATTTTTGCGTCTTCTAATTCTTCTGGTAACAGCGAAGGCGAAACAGCTGTTACAGCCATTGCGCGATCGCCTAAGACATCATAAGCAATCTTGGCAACCAAAGTGCTATCCACACCACCAGAATAGGCAATTAAGGCGCATTCCATTTCACCAAATAAAGCTTTGAGTTGATCTAGTTTTTCAGTTAATCTCATTTTGAATCCCTGACAAAATCTTTACATTTA encodes:
- a CDS encoding DUF4864 domain-containing protein — its product is MEINDSDTIAIRAVIESQLAAFQKDDAQTAFTFASPGIQAQFPTPESFMRMVMLNYPAVYRPRSVVFEKITTIQDNITQPVLLLSPHGVPLRALYFMEQQLDDIWRINGCILVSVEAEII
- the larE gene encoding ATP-dependent sacrificial sulfur transferase LarE encodes the protein MRLTEKLDQLKALFGEMECALIAYSGGVDSTLVAKIAYDVLGDRAMAVTAVSPSLLPEELEDAKIQAATIGISHQIVQTHEMENPHYTANPVNRCYFCKSELHDTLKPLAVQFGYPYVVDGVNADDLHDYRPGIQAAKERGARSPLAEIGVSKLEVRQLSQQLGLPWWDKPAQPCLSSRFPYGEEITVAKLQRVGRAEIYLRKLGWENLRVRSEGDTARIELAPEKIKDFVLAIDLPILVFAFQEFGFIYVTLDLEGYRSGKLNQVLHPNLKVTNQI
- a CDS encoding SGNH/GDSL hydrolase family protein, which produces MRHNYLLAMGLLTGLAIPASTFPPLSNILPVNSSYLWNSKHHSLLTVDQKNPTSIDTLLPEFRYQVLQNIKNSHSKLSEKTIPSVDISSENSPLIVEANNVSSLDESLPAISEPGFLAPIESLFNRSSQSPNLPLTSGYQLYYQRLAALKTGQIYTRRYDDSPSFAESNKQRQLTYEDWKSLLALEAKAVTKGQGNNHLSIMVGDSLSLWFPPEKLPSGKLWLNQGISGDTSSGILKRLTAFSATRPEIIYIMAGINDLRKGVKDETILQNHRQIIRRLRKEHPKTQIIVQSILPTNLPTISNSRIRRLNFQLSLIVKQEGANYLNIHDWFTDFEGNLRLELTTDGLHLSQEGYDVWRSALEQVEYRLTQREYDRLRSQF
- a CDS encoding site-specific DNA-methyltransferase, with translation MATESENTPQSVNLTPYYTQNYGSIYLGDTLQLIKFLPDSSVNLILTSPPFALTRKKEYGNESAENYIEWFLPFASEFKRVLADDGSFVLDLGGAYLPGNPVRSLYQYELLLRLCKEVGFFLAQEFYHYNPARLPTPAEWVTIRRIRVKDAVNVVWWLSKTPNPKADNRKVLKPYSQSMQRLLKNGYTAKIRPSGHEISDKFQKDNQGAIPPNLLEIPNTESNSLYLRRCKAGGIQPHPARFPQGFAEFFIKFLTDEGDMVLDPFAGSNTTGFVAETLKRQWISLEINQDYVVGSRFRFVE